The Desulfuromonadales bacterium genomic interval TCCGCGCAGATCGCTCGCTACGACGGTGAACCTTTGCGCGAGCCGTGGCGCGACCTTGCGCCAGATCAGGTGCGTCTGCGGATACCCGTGCAGGAGCAGCAGCGGCGGACCGTTGCCGCCCACCACCAGGTTGATCTCGACGTTGTTGACCCCGATCTTTTCGCGCCTGAAACCCTCAAACATGATGCGCCTCGCGCTCTTGCCCTGTGCCGAATAATCCCGCGGTCCAGAAATGGCCTGAAGCGTTCCAAAGTGTCCGTCTCGCGAGATGAATGCAGGTCGTATTCCGTGAGCCCTCCTCTACAGCGCTGCAAAATAGTCCACCATCCTTTTGCGCATGGCAGTGTCGGGCAAACGGCCAAAGCCTGCCGCCATATTGTCCTGCAGATGATGGACCCTGGCCGTGGCGGGAATCACGCAAGTGACCGCAGGATGGGAAACGATGAACTTGAGGAGGAACTGTCCCCAGCTGGCGCAATCGAACTCGGCGGCCCAGTCCGGCAGCGCCTTGCCCTTGGCCTTGCGGAAGAGATCGCCCCCCTGGAAAGGACGATTGATCAGGACCGCTATTCCACGGTCGGCCGCCAGCGGCAGCAGGCGCTTCTCGGCGGCGCGGTCTTCGAGATTGTAGGTAAATTGGACGAAGTTCAGCGGCTCGTTGCCCAGGATCTCCTCCAGTTCCCGATGAAACCGGCCGTGCGAGGTGGTGATGCCGGTGTAGCGGATTTTCCCTTCGACCTGCCAGACCCGGAGGGTCTTCAGGTGGGTCTGCCAGTCCCGCAGGTTGTGAATCTGCATCAGATCGAAGCGGCTGATGCCCCACTTTCGTAGCGAGTCCTCCATCTGCCGGATGCCGGCCTGCTCGCCATCGGTCCAGACCTTGGTGGCGGCAAACAGCTTGTCCCGGTTGCCGACGCGTTTCAGCAGTTCGCCGATGACCTGCTCGGACGTGCCGTACATGGGCGAAGAGTCGATCAGCTTGCCGCCGTTGGCGAAGAAGGCCTGCAGGACGTCGGCGAGGCCGGACAGGGCGGCCTCGTCGCTGCCGACGTCGAAGGTTTGCCAGGTGCCCAGGCCGATGACCGGCAGGGTTTCGGCGGTGCCGGGAATCGCCTTGCGGATCAAGGTTTTTTCCGCGGCTCGCAGCCCCGCAGGAGCCAGCCAGGCGGCGGCCAGGGCGGCGGCCAGGGAGCCGACGAAGGTTCTTCGGGATATTGGATGACCGTTTGCATTCATGGTGATACCTCCTCAGCTTTTGCTCGTGTTTCCTGCATCCTGCCGAGCCGGTAGCAGACCCACGCCCAGCCGCCGGCTACCGGCACGGCCAGGAAAGCGATGGCGGAGAGCCCGAGGCCGAGGGCCTGCAGGCCCGTATAGGCCCAGGCGCTGAGCACATCGCCGCTGCGGTAGATGACCGTGTCGATCACGCTTTTCGCCTTGTACTTTTCCTCCTGGCCAAGAACGACGAAGAGCATTTCCCGGGCGGGTTTCATGATGGCGTAATTGCCGGCCCGGCGCCCCACCTGCACGGCGACCAGTACCGCCAGCAGCGGGGCGAGGCCGAGCAGCAGGAAGCCGCCCGCCAGCAGCAGGGGGACCAGGGCCAGGGTCCAA includes:
- a CDS encoding aldo/keto reductase, with amino-acid sequence MNANGHPISRRTFVGSLAAALAAAWLAPAGLRAAEKTLIRKAIPGTAETLPVIGLGTWQTFDVGSDEAALSGLADVLQAFFANGGKLIDSSPMYGTSEQVIGELLKRVGNRDKLFAATKVWTDGEQAGIRQMEDSLRKWGISRFDLMQIHNLRDWQTHLKTLRVWQVEGKIRYTGITTSHGRFHRELEEILGNEPLNFVQFTYNLEDRAAEKRLLPLAADRGIAVLINRPFQGGDLFRKAKGKALPDWAAEFDCASWGQFLLKFIVSHPAVTCVIPATARVHHLQDNMAAGFGRLPDTAMRKRMVDYFAAL
- a CDS encoding alpha/beta fold hydrolase encodes the protein MFEGFRREKIGVNNVEINLVVGGNGPPLLLLHGYPQTHLIWRKVAPRLAQRFTVVASDLRG